In Candidatus Manganitrophus morganii, the genomic window AAAGGGCCGCGATCTCTCTTCGCCTTGCAACGAACCGGTCGACTTTTTTTAGTTGAGAACGTCCTAACGCCGCTTGAAGATCGGTCATGCGGTAGTTGTATCCGAGCTCTTGTATTTCGTGGTACCAGTCGCCGTGGGAGGGCTCCAAAAAATCGGTTCGCTCAATTCCATGCGACCGGAGCCGGTTCAGCCGTTGATAATAATCCTCACGGTTGGTGACAATGGCCCCCCCCTCTCCGGTGGTAATCGTCTTCACCGGATGAAAACTGAAAACGGTCATATCCGACAAACCGCCGATCTTCTTATTGGCATAGGAGGCGCCCAGCGCGTGGCAGGCGTCTTCGATCACGAGAAGCCGGTGTCGCTCCGCGATCTTGGCGATCGACTCCATGTCACAGGGGGTTCCCGCATAGTGAACCGGAACGATCGCCTTCAGATGACCCCGTTCTGCCTGAAGGGCCGATAGCGTTTTCTCAATTTCAGAGGGACTCAGGTTGAAGGTCGCCGGATCGATATCGGCGAAGACCGGCTTTGCTCCCAGGAAGAGGGCCGCATTGCCGGTGGCTGCAAACGTATTCGGAGAGGTCATGACGAGATCACCCGGTCCGAGGCCGGCGGCCTGATAAGCGAGATGAAGCGCGGCCGTTCCCGAAGCACAAGCGACGGCATACCGGGCGCCGCAATAGGCGGCGAGCGCCTCTTCAAAGGCGTCGACGGCCGGCCCCTGGGTCAGCCGGTCGGAACGAAGGACATCGACCACCGCCTGGATGTCTTCCTCGTCTATGGTCTGTCTCCCATAGGGGATCGTCTTCATCCGTTCTGAAGTTCCCTCACCATCTTTTCGATCTCTCCCGTCGTCAGCCGCCAGGGATTCTGATCGCTGGAGTAGACGAATCCATCCCTCACAGGTTCCCCGCCGTTCTTTCGTTTTTCGTCCGACCACCAGGGAAAGTCGGGCTGGA contains:
- the pseC gene encoding UDP-4-amino-4,6-dideoxy-N-acetyl-beta-L-altrosamine transaminase — encoded protein: MKTIPYGRQTIDEEDIQAVVDVLRSDRLTQGPAVDAFEEALAAYCGARYAVACASGTAALHLAYQAAGLGPGDLVMTSPNTFAATGNAALFLGAKPVFADIDPATFNLSPSEIEKTLSALQAERGHLKAIVPVHYAGTPCDMESIAKIAERHRLLVIEDACHALGASYANKKIGGLSDMTVFSFHPVKTITTGEGGAIVTNREDYYQRLNRLRSHGIERTDFLEPSHGDWYHEIQELGYNYRMTDLQAALGRSQLKKVDRFVARRREIAALYHTAFNGNPYFDLPVEAAGSVSSYHLYPIRLKDSLKADKKEVFHLLREKGLGVQVHYLPVYRHPVYRKMGYRKGLCPAAENFYQREISLPIFPAMTQQEVTYVIETVDRVFRDRA